In one Candidatus Methanoperedens sp. genomic region, the following are encoded:
- a CDS encoding hydroxymethylglutaryl-CoA synthase, with amino-acid sequence MNVGIVSYGAYIPCYRIKVEEIAKVWGSNSNSIIDGLMVYEKSVPDMDEDTITIAVEAARHAVNRAGVNPEKIEAIYTGSESHPYAVKPTSTVVAEAIGATPNLTSADFEFACKAGTAAIQACMGLVGAGMIELGLAIGSDVSQGAPGDALEYTAAAGGVAYIIGRENTVADIESTYSFTTDTPDFWRREGMPYPEHGGRFTGEPGYFKHVTSCACGLMEKIGTKPSDYDYAIFHQPNGKFPMRVAKMLGFTNEQIKPGLVVSRLGNTYSGSCMMGLAATLDIAKPGERIFVTAFGSGAGSDAFSITVTDRIEEIRNGAPTVEELLANPIYINYATYAKHKGKIKL; translated from the coding sequence ATGAATGTTGGAATTGTATCATATGGCGCTTACATACCCTGCTATCGAATCAAGGTGGAAGAGATAGCTAAAGTATGGGGTAGTAATTCTAATAGTATAATCGACGGGCTTATGGTTTATGAAAAATCCGTGCCCGACATGGATGAAGATACCATAACAATCGCGGTAGAGGCTGCGCGTCATGCGGTTAACCGTGCAGGAGTAAACCCTGAAAAAATAGAGGCTATTTACACGGGTTCAGAAAGCCATCCCTATGCCGTAAAACCCACAAGTACGGTTGTGGCTGAGGCTATAGGTGCAACTCCTAACCTGACATCAGCGGATTTTGAGTTTGCCTGCAAAGCAGGTACGGCTGCCATACAGGCATGCATGGGTCTGGTCGGCGCAGGCATGATCGAGCTTGGACTGGCAATCGGTTCTGATGTCTCGCAGGGGGCGCCTGGCGATGCACTTGAATATACAGCCGCCGCAGGGGGTGTGGCATACATAATAGGAAGGGAAAATACTGTTGCGGATATCGAGTCAACATATTCTTTCACCACGGATACGCCGGACTTCTGGAGGAGGGAGGGAATGCCCTACCCTGAACACGGAGGGCGGTTTACGGGCGAGCCGGGATACTTTAAACATGTGACATCATGCGCCTGCGGTCTAATGGAAAAAATTGGTACAAAACCTTCTGATTACGATTATGCCATATTTCACCAGCCGAACGGCAAGTTCCCCATGCGCGTGGCAAAGATGCTTGGCTTCACCAACGAGCAGATCAAACCCGGGCTTGTGGTATCGCGTCTTGGGAACACATATTCGGGCTCCTGCATGATGGGACTGGCTGCCACGCTTGATATTGCCAAGCCTGGTGAGAGAATATTCGTGACGGCTTTTGGTTCTGGCGCTGGAAGCGATGCTTTCAGCATAACAGTTACTGACAGAATCGAGGAGATACGCAATGGCGCTCCAACCGTAGAAGAATTGCTGGCTAACCCTATATACATCAATTACGCTACGTATGCGAAACATAAAGGCAAGATTAAATTATGA
- a CDS encoding helix-turn-helix domain-containing protein, with protein sequence MAGEITLSDNPGETLKKWRANFEISQSDLATFLKVSPSVISDYESGRRKSPGIFIVSRIVEAILEMDAARGGAKTRSYEGMLRGGFSADAIYEIHEYLSPISVEELTNLVKGEVVYIPGSEFIKPLYGYTIVDSLKAILALSYNEFQKLYGWSSERAMIFTNVSTGRSPMVALRVTNLKPALVVIHGLSASQVDIIAVKIAEIEHVPLVATVMQIPDLVRALQSHDVKH encoded by the coding sequence ATGGCTGGGGAAATCACGCTCTCCGACAATCCCGGGGAGACATTAAAAAAATGGCGCGCCAATTTTGAGATCTCCCAGTCCGACCTTGCAACTTTTCTGAAAGTTTCACCCTCCGTGATAAGCGATTACGAAAGCGGCAGGAGAAAATCCCCGGGTATTTTTATCGTGAGCAGGATTGTGGAGGCAATCCTTGAAATGGATGCAGCACGCGGCGGGGCAAAAACCCGTTCCTACGAAGGCATGCTGCGGGGGGGGTTCAGCGCAGATGCCATATACGAGATACATGAATACCTATCGCCTATTTCTGTTGAAGAACTTACAAACCTTGTGAAGGGAGAGGTAGTTTACATCCCGGGCAGCGAATTTATAAAACCATTATACGGCTACACCATAGTCGACAGTTTAAAAGCAATACTTGCGCTTTCTTACAACGAATTCCAGAAGCTGTATGGATGGAGTTCTGAAAGAGCCATGATTTTCACAAACGTATCCACAGGCAGGTCGCCCATGGTAGCCCTTAGAGTCACCAATCTGAAACCTGCTTTAGTTGTAATCCACGGGCTTTCCGCATCTCAGGTTGACATAATCGCTGTTAAAATTGCGGAAATAGAACATGTGCCGCTCGTAGCTACAGTCATGCAGATTCCCGATCTTGTTCGTGCACTCCAATCGCACGATGTAAAACATTAA
- a CDS encoding 3-isopropylmalate dehydratase large subunit: protein MPTISEKILSRASGKPAKADDFVIANIDYAMAHDGTSVLAVKAFNEMGAKKVWNPKRIIIPFDHIAPANNETAAKLQQSIRKWLREQGITNFFDVGEGICHQLLPEHGFALPGKLIIGADSHSCTYGAFGAFATGVGATDMAEIFATGKLWLRVPRTIRITVEGKLTKGVSAKDLTLCIIKKVGTDGANYKAIEYYGETISGLSIPERMTLCNMSIEMGAKTGIVPPDEKTFGYLKGKAKEKYTPVYADEEAQYCEEYNFDVNDLEPQVAKPHEVDNVSSVSEVAGILLDQVFIGSCTNGRYEDLEVVAKILRGKKVKVRTVVLPASRSILIKATESGIIAILLKAGVIIAPPGCGPCLGAHMGVLCEGETCLSTSNRNFKGRMGAGGLIYLSSPETAAASALHGVIADPREFI from the coding sequence ATGCCTACCATAAGTGAAAAAATCCTCAGCCGCGCCTCTGGTAAACCTGCGAAGGCAGATGACTTCGTAATAGCCAATATAGACTATGCCATGGCGCACGACGGCACGAGCGTGCTCGCTGTAAAGGCATTCAACGAGATGGGCGCAAAAAAAGTATGGAATCCGAAGCGGATAATCATACCCTTTGACCATATCGCGCCTGCAAACAATGAAACCGCAGCAAAGCTGCAGCAAAGCATAAGGAAATGGCTTCGCGAGCAGGGGATCACGAATTTCTTCGATGTGGGCGAGGGCATCTGTCACCAGTTGCTGCCTGAACACGGGTTCGCCCTGCCTGGAAAACTCATAATAGGCGCTGACTCGCATTCCTGCACCTACGGCGCCTTCGGGGCATTTGCCACTGGCGTAGGGGCAACGGACATGGCAGAGATTTTCGCAACAGGAAAGCTCTGGCTTCGTGTTCCGCGCACCATAAGGATAACAGTTGAAGGCAAATTAACCAAAGGTGTGTCCGCAAAAGACCTTACGCTTTGCATCATCAAAAAAGTGGGCACTGACGGAGCAAATTATAAAGCAATTGAATACTACGGCGAAACTATAAGCGGATTGTCAATACCGGAGCGCATGACGCTTTGCAACATGTCCATCGAGATGGGTGCAAAAACAGGCATCGTGCCGCCTGATGAAAAAACCTTCGGATACTTGAAAGGAAAAGCGAAAGAAAAATACACCCCTGTTTATGCCGATGAGGAGGCGCAGTATTGCGAAGAATACAATTTCGACGTTAACGACCTTGAACCTCAGGTAGCGAAGCCGCACGAAGTGGATAATGTTTCTTCGGTGAGTGAAGTCGCAGGAATCCTGCTCGACCAGGTTTTCATAGGCTCGTGCACCAACGGCAGGTATGAGGATTTGGAAGTAGTGGCAAAGATCCTTCGCGGCAAAAAGGTCAAAGTCAGGACGGTTGTGCTTCCAGCCTCGCGCTCCATTCTGATTAAAGCCACGGAATCGGGCATAATAGCCATTCTCTTAAAGGCAGGTGTTATCATTGCTCCTCCGGGCTGCGGTCCATGCCTGGGAGCGCACATGGGAGTGCTCTGCGAAGGCGAGACCTGCCTCTCAACTTCCAACAGGAACTTCAAGGGCAGGATGGGTGCAGGAGGTTTGATATACCTCTCATCGCCTGAAACCGCGGCGGCGAGTGCGCTGCACGGGGTGATTGCTGACCCTAGGGAATTTATCTAA
- a CDS encoding Lrp/AsnC family transcriptional regulator → MREFLDLDKRDREILSLLERNPEMSQNDMAEKLKISQPSVSARVHKLKQKGALSHVVGMNLKKVNLYMAKVDVMAKNTSSVLDIFKDCPYFLNGLIVSGEHNLCLFFVGEDIATLEAIVDGHLRNNPVVSSAKVSIVITPMKDLILPVRMNFDYSDTPPCGNGCNCRECTHHISNRCLGCPVTNSYSGKIWK, encoded by the coding sequence ATGCGAGAATTTCTTGACCTTGACAAAAGAGACAGGGAGATACTATCCCTGCTTGAGCGAAACCCCGAAATGTCCCAGAACGATATGGCTGAAAAACTCAAGATATCCCAGCCCTCTGTCAGCGCCAGGGTTCACAAGCTCAAACAAAAAGGAGCATTATCCCATGTCGTGGGCATGAATTTAAAGAAAGTCAACCTGTATATGGCCAAGGTTGATGTGATGGCTAAAAATACCTCTTCCGTGCTTGATATTTTCAAAGACTGCCCTTATTTCCTGAACGGTCTTATTGTGTCAGGAGAACACAACCTGTGTCTTTTTTTTGTGGGTGAGGATATTGCAACCCTTGAAGCGATTGTGGATGGACATCTGCGAAATAATCCAGTAGTCAGCAGCGCCAAGGTCAGCATTGTGATTACCCCTATGAAGGATTTGATTTTGCCTGTTAGAATGAATTTCGATTACAGCGATACCCCGCCGTGCGGTAACGGGTGCAACTGCAGGGAGTGCACGCACCATATATCGAACAGGTGTCTTGGCTGTCCTGTGACCAATAGCTACAGCGGAAAGATCTGGAAATAA
- a CDS encoding 4Fe-4S binding protein, with protein MKRSIVSIDEEKCNGCGLCIPSCAEGAIKLINGKAKLADERFCDGLGACLGHCPQDAITVIEREAPEFDEAAVKKHLMPKKPVMASHGCPGSMAMDFRSAKKANVAAAARQNSELRQWPVQLTLVSHGAPYFRDAELLVAADCVPFAYPNFHSDFLAGKSLIIGCPKLDDAGFYVDKLTELLKNNNIRGITLVNMEVPCCFGLQRIVEEAVAKSGKVLPIQQTVITIKGEKQQ; from the coding sequence ATGAAAAGAAGTATAGTATCCATAGATGAAGAGAAGTGTAACGGCTGCGGCTTGTGCATCCCCAGCTGCGCGGAAGGAGCTATCAAGCTCATAAATGGAAAAGCGAAGCTTGCGGACGAGCGGTTCTGCGATGGTCTCGGCGCATGCCTCGGGCACTGCCCGCAGGATGCGATTACGGTAATAGAAAGGGAAGCGCCGGAGTTTGATGAGGCAGCGGTAAAAAAGCACTTGATGCCGAAAAAGCCTGTGATGGCATCGCACGGCTGCCCCGGAAGCATGGCGATGGACTTCAGAAGTGCAAAAAAAGCTAATGTTGCAGCAGCGGCGCGCCAAAACTCGGAACTGAGGCAGTGGCCTGTGCAATTGACCCTCGTATCGCATGGTGCGCCTTATTTCAGGGATGCTGAACTTCTCGTAGCCGCGGACTGCGTTCCGTTCGCTTACCCGAATTTCCATTCTGACTTCCTTGCGGGAAAATCGCTGATTATAGGCTGCCCCAAGCTGGATGATGCCGGGTTTTATGTGGATAAACTCACGGAGCTGCTGAAGAATAATAATATCAGGGGAATAACGCTTGTGAATATGGAAGTGCCCTGCTGCTTCGGGTTGCAGAGAATAGTGGAGGAGGCTGTGGCGAAGTCGGGGAAGGTTCTGCCCATTCAACAGACGGTGATTACGATAAAGGGAGAAAAGCAACAGTAA
- a CDS encoding 50S ribosomal protein L1, with protein MEQEIITEAVKQALEKSSQRKFSESIDLAINLKNLDMNQPQNRIDEEIILPNGIGKPIKIAVFAKGETGQRAKGAGADYVFDPDEIAILGEDKGRAKALAEEVNFFIAEAAYMPAIGKTLGQVLGPRGKMPIPLTPDKDIVQIINKSKNSIKVRSKDKMTFHISIGRKEMDPQKLSENIATIINRIEHRYERGLYNVKSIYVKTTMGPAVRVV; from the coding sequence TTGGAACAGGAAATAATCACAGAAGCTGTGAAACAGGCACTTGAGAAGTCCTCACAGCGCAAATTTTCAGAAAGCATCGACCTTGCCATAAACCTTAAGAACCTCGATATGAACCAGCCGCAGAACAGGATCGACGAGGAGATAATCCTGCCCAATGGCATTGGTAAACCCATTAAGATCGCCGTCTTCGCAAAAGGCGAGACCGGGCAGAGGGCAAAAGGCGCGGGCGCGGATTACGTTTTTGACCCGGATGAAATCGCAATTCTCGGCGAGGATAAAGGAAGGGCGAAAGCTCTTGCCGAAGAGGTCAATTTTTTCATAGCAGAGGCTGCGTACATGCCTGCCATAGGTAAAACCCTGGGTCAGGTGCTCGGTCCCCGGGGGAAAATGCCCATACCGCTCACGCCTGACAAGGATATTGTGCAGATTATCAACAAATCAAAGAACTCCATAAAGGTCAGGTCAAAGGACAAGATGACGTTCCATATCTCAATTGGAAGAAAAGAAATGGATCCCCAGAAACTGTCTGAGAATATCGCGACAATAATTAACCGCATCGAGCACAGGTATGAGCGGGGCTTATACAACGTGAAATCGATTTATGTTAAGACTACCATGGGACCTGCTGTGAGGGTGGTATAA
- a CDS encoding 50S ribosomal protein L10 → MEAEAAHRSIHIPKWKKDEIEDIKRLMTTNSSVGVVGVVGIPSNQLQLMRKNLRGLANIKMCRNSLIERAINESSDDFKKIDKYVEDQTALLFTNENPFKLYKILEKGKTSAPIKPGGVAPKDIVVQKGPTSFPPGPIVGELTGAGIPAGIEGGKVVIRETKTVAKQGDVVDAKLASILARLEIHPVELGFELRAVYEKGIIYESKLLSVDETKYISDLTSAVQRAFNLSINSAYPAKATISTLIAKAASQSRNLAINAEIIMPDIIDVLLAKANSQMLSLAHVASAKDANAIGSKLKEKLAAAPKVEAKPEAAPAEAKAEKKKEEPKESDIAAGLGSLFG, encoded by the coding sequence ATGGAAGCAGAAGCAGCGCACCGCAGCATCCATATCCCAAAATGGAAGAAAGACGAGATAGAGGACATTAAGAGATTAATGACTACTAATTCTTCAGTAGGCGTAGTTGGAGTTGTGGGTATACCTTCAAACCAGCTCCAGTTAATGCGAAAGAACCTGCGCGGCCTGGCGAATATCAAGATGTGCAGGAATTCGCTTATCGAGCGTGCCATTAACGAATCGTCTGATGATTTTAAGAAGATTGATAAATATGTGGAAGACCAGACAGCGCTATTATTCACCAACGAGAATCCCTTCAAGCTATACAAGATTTTAGAGAAGGGCAAGACCTCCGCCCCGATAAAACCCGGTGGGGTAGCTCCAAAGGATATAGTGGTGCAGAAAGGTCCAACCTCATTTCCGCCCGGACCGATTGTTGGAGAACTGACAGGTGCGGGAATCCCGGCAGGGATAGAGGGCGGGAAGGTTGTAATCCGGGAGACAAAAACAGTAGCTAAACAAGGCGATGTGGTGGATGCAAAGCTTGCATCCATCCTTGCCCGTCTTGAGATTCATCCTGTTGAACTGGGTTTTGAACTCAGGGCTGTCTATGAAAAGGGCATCATATATGAGTCAAAGCTCCTTTCAGTGGATGAAACAAAATACATAAGTGACCTGACATCTGCTGTCCAGCGGGCATTTAATTTATCCATCAACTCGGCATATCCGGCGAAAGCCACGATAAGCACGCTGATTGCAAAAGCAGCGTCCCAATCAAGGAACCTTGCTATAAATGCCGAAATAATAATGCCTGATATCATTGATGTGCTGCTGGCGAAAGCAAATTCACAGATGCTGTCCCTTGCTCATGTCGCATCGGCGAAGGATGCAAATGCGATTGGCAGCAAATTAAAAGAAAAGCTTGCAGCGGCGCCAAAGGTCGAGGCGAAGCCAGAGGCAGCGCCAGCAGAAGCAAAGGCAGAGAAAAAGAAGGAAGAACCCAAGGAAAGCGATATTGCAGCGGGCTTGGGCTCGCTGTTCGGTTAA
- the rpl12p gene encoding 50S ribosomal protein P1 → MEYVYAALILHSAGKKVTEEGITAVVKAAGIDVDAVRAKALVSALEGVNIEEAISKAAFAAPAAAAPAAAAAAPAAAAETPKKDEKVKEKAEESGMEGLGALFG, encoded by the coding sequence ATGGAATATGTATATGCAGCGCTTATATTACACAGCGCAGGAAAGAAAGTGACAGAGGAAGGAATTACTGCCGTGGTTAAGGCGGCAGGTATAGACGTTGATGCAGTTAGAGCCAAAGCGCTTGTTTCAGCCCTTGAAGGCGTCAATATAGAAGAAGCAATCTCAAAGGCTGCGTTTGCAGCTCCGGCAGCGGCAGCGCCTGCAGCGGCGGCAGCAGCACCGGCAGCAGCGGCTGAGACGCCAAAGAAGGATGAGAAGGTAAAAGAGAAAGCTGAAGAGAGCGGAATGGAAGGGCTCGGCGCCTTGTTCGGCTGA
- a CDS encoding coenzyme F420-0:L-glutamate ligase, whose protein sequence is MNTTAFAVENIPLIKAGDDIARLLSEKTQLKEHDIVIISSTIVSKSEGRVIPLNKIKVTGKAKAIAKRNTNDPRFVQAVIDESSEILVESPFLLVRTRNGSICVNAGIDHSNVEGSENILLLPEDPDKSALGIKESIFNFTGNKVSVIITDTNGRAFRMGQTGAAIGIAGIKATRDWRGTEDLFGKLLEVKNEAVVDEIAGFANILMGEGNGGTPIVVIRGLDLYNESCGIKELYRPEKEDVIRRALVKFARLEVL, encoded by the coding sequence CATTGCACGCCTCTTGAGTGAAAAAACCCAACTCAAAGAGCACGATATCGTAATTATTTCCTCCACTATTGTATCCAAATCCGAGGGCAGGGTTATCCCGCTGAATAAAATTAAAGTAACGGGGAAAGCAAAAGCTATCGCAAAAAGAAACACCAACGACCCCAGATTCGTACAGGCAGTAATCGATGAAAGCAGTGAAATATTGGTTGAATCGCCTTTTCTTCTCGTGCGCACAAGAAATGGAAGCATATGCGTCAATGCAGGCATCGACCACTCCAATGTTGAAGGAAGTGAGAACATCCTTCTGCTCCCGGAAGACCCAGATAAAAGCGCGCTGGGAATAAAGGAATCCATATTCAATTTCACAGGTAACAAAGTTAGCGTTATCATCACTGATACCAACGGCAGGGCGTTCAGGATGGGTCAGACAGGTGCTGCCATCGGGATTGCGGGCATAAAAGCAACAAGGGACTGGAGAGGGACAGAGGACCTTTTCGGGAAATTGCTTGAAGTAAAAAACGAAGCTGTTGTGGATGAAATAGCAGGTTTCGCGAATATCCTGATGGGCGAGGGAAACGGAGGTACTCCCATTGTGGTAATACGCGGCTTAGACCTTTATAATGAATCCTGCGGCATAAAGGAATTATATAGACCTGAAAAAGAAGACGTGATACGCAGGGCCCTTGTTAAATTTGCGAGATTAGAAGTATTGTAA